The following DNA comes from Ricinus communis isolate WT05 ecotype wild-type chromosome 10, ASM1957865v1, whole genome shotgun sequence.
ATCCTCCAAATTATCATCTGGTCCTACGACATATAGACCTGTGCCAGCAAGAGCATGCTCAAGGCCCTGCATGAAATCAGAGCAACAGAAAACAAGAAATCCTGTTAACAGGAAAAGTTCATGAATATCAAAAATACATAACACATGCCATGAAGATGTAAACAGCCTACACATTATCCTGAAACTGATACTATGCTCTTTAAACTGCAATCACCTGTGCACTGATCTTGATACCCTGCGCAGCCTTAATTTCTTTGTGGTGTAGATATGTCCCCTGAAATCAGATAATTACtaaatcattatataattgatGCAAGAGAGGGAAGAGGAGGAGGAAGGAGGAGCAGGACCCCTTTTCAATAAATGTGGAAGCTATCCTATAAACAAAGCAAATGCTTGAATACCAGAACATACAAGTTAATGGACCACATTAAAggacatatattttttaaaagctCACGAAAAATGAAGGCCAAACAAGCCTGAATGATATTAACATGGAGAAAAAATGGTAGCAAAGAAATAAGCACACAGTAACATCTTTTTCTAAAGCAACAATTCTCTGCCGAGAAATTGATAATTGAGAATGaggtatataaaaaaaaaatgataaccAAGAAATAAGCATGGCAAGGGCATTATCTAAAGCAACAAATCTCAAAACAAACAATTTACAGACCATCACCAAGGAAAACatcatcttttttttcatgCTAGAGGAAACTAAGGTGGCGATTCTAGCCACTAACAATATTTTGCGTCATGATACTGAAAAAACTTGTTTAGAAAATTAACAGACATAGCAATGAGTATAAATGGTAAGAAATCCGCAGAGAAATGGAAGAAATAGCGACCCCATGGGACTTCAGTATCTTTTTTCAcctaatataatatttcacCAGTTCACAAGGCATGTGAATCTCATGGACattaatttagatttcatTTGAGATCACTTTCAGAGAAAGTTCATATTAGTGCACAAAGTAAACAGGTGAACACAATAGATAAGTAGAGGAAAAAGGATCCTGAGTGAGACTAGGGATAAATCCAGGGAGTATAGTGAGATATCTACAATTTAAGTTGGAGTCACAATCATGGCACAAGAACAAATTTGGTTCTTATAGCTTCAGTTCTAGTAGGAGTTACCACCCTCAAGCAGTAAGCAACTACAGTGGTTAGGTGTGAAGCCAAAATGATCAATAATGTCAGAAAATAAATAGGAACTGAACAATGTTAaataatgtattaattaaCTGAAACAACACAAGAGCCTAATGCTTATATATAGAAATCTAACTGAAAAAACCATATCAGACATCCTCCTCCTTCAACTTCCTCCCtcacttttcttttaattattgttttccAGCGCGTATTAAACCTGACATAAGCCTTTCTACAGTAGCACGCTTCACAGAAAGCATTCAAGTGGACAGAACCACAGCACTTGTGGCAAAGAAAAACACAAGCTTGTAATCAACCCAAACAATTGGTTCGTCTTAATTGGACATTTAAATTGCAATATTCCAGTACCAAGAGCTGCAAATTAGTAACTCCATTTACAATGATTTGCAGTTCAGATCCAACCGCAGATCCAGGCAAATGCCACAACTAAAAGAAATGTCATTAtaagtccttttcttttccataaACTGGAAAGAAGTACGCAGTCCTTTTCATGGACagataataaatgaaattaagcTCCAGTTTCATTTTATGTGAGAGTTCAAGACCAATAACATCCTTATGTGCCAGAAGTCTACATATGATTCAAGAATTAGACTCCTTAAGACAGTCTAGCGATCCATGTATTTCCTTTTTCAGTTGATTTTTGTCTCCAAAGTTGACCAATTCCCTATGGAGTCCTCTTGATATCCCTTGATATTCAGCATCTTAGACTCTTTACTACTGGTAGCATCTTCTCTATACAAATACTGGTAGCATCCTCTTGACATTAAGCCCAGCATGAGGTAGCACCCCCTGTAGCTAATCTTTCAACATAAATTATAGCTATTTAAAAATGCATACTTTAGATGGTCAATTTTCTGTTTACTAGGGAGAAGTACAAAAAAGTACCTAGTGGTTATGTGCTTTTTCACTAAAGGACTGGTCTTTTTCTTGTCATTTCAGAACCTgtggttttatttatttgtcacTCTAATACCCTCTATACTAGTATAGTCAAAATTCTAAgatcttatattaatataatatgagatttttaaaaataaaatcattaattaagtaaaatttatcataCAACTAAAATGGTGAATTTAtgactaataaaattaatatgtattctttaattttgtaaGGAATAAGATAAAGTagtttctaaaataaatttataatatttttaagagtaTCCCATTGGTCAATTTGATAGTAGAACActtcaaaaattattgaaaatcaatgtttattgatttcataacaaaaaaaaaaataattgagagGACATTGaagtaaataaaagaaagaatgaaaCCAAATACCCTGAAATGACCCAAAAGAAAACCACAAAGGTAAAAACCCTGTGACAACAGTATACCTTTTTGTACCCTCCCCTTTATTCTATTATGCGCAAGGTGGTTCTCCCAACTTCTTTGGGGGCTTTCAAGTAATGCCAATAAGCACTATTCAGTATAATTGCTATGCACTTCTGTATGAATTGTTGGTTTTTCATATGTGGCTAAGCTTAAGAGGATGTCTAACTCATCCACAGAATTTCATTACCTAAGGAAATCTACAACTCCAAAGTGTCAAAGAATTTAATAGATATTAGAATAATCACTCTatactatataaatattttctatcaTCAGCATATCCTTTCCaaggggaaagaaaaagatggcAGAAGTGGTCAGCCATTCGTCATATCAGGGGACTCCCAGATTCTTGCAACCATTTTTAGAAGTACACAGTTACATAAGTTGGTAGCATATATTCTTACTCAAGGGCTAGCCATTTGCAGTtcgtttaaaaaaaaaaatagaaattccAATGGCACTTTAACAGGTTCCACTTAGAAGAATGAATAAATCTCCTAAAGGATGCAGAATCATGTAAGCTATAAGATTTTGGATGCAACAGAACATTTCTACTTCACATGCAACATTCTAACTGATAAACCAGTTTCAAATTGTCTTATACATCCAACAAGAGAACCATAAAGTAAAACACATGGtaagaaaacattaaataaacaGAACCACACCTTAACTCGAAGTTCCTTCATTGGGTGAGGTGTCAACAGAGCTCGAATGGTGGTAACAATAGGCCcctagaaagaaaaatcagtcagaaagacaaaaaaacaGAGCGTTTCATCATGTCATGGATATGAATAGGGTTTGAGCTTGCCTGAAAACCACAAACGACAATTTGATCTCCTTCATGAAGCACACCATTAACTAACACAACATCAATTGTTGTTCCATGACCTTCAATAACCTTAACCTCCAACACTGTACACTGGTACATGATACAAACAACAATCAAATATCTTAAAACATTCTATTGACTAACATGGTGAGAACTGAGAAAGCAAGCACACCTGCACTTCATCACTATATGTAAGTTTCTCAACCATTGTTTTCTGAGTCCACTGAactaataacaataataaatcaGGAATGCCTTCTCCACTGtaaaataagcaaaaagaaaaaaaagacaaatcaGTACACAAGGAAAGCccaaaaagatattaaaaaaagaaaaaggaaaattacaaATACAATTACATTTTACAGCCAATAAAGTTCAGAAAATAGAAGACCTATGATCTACCTAATAGCACTAGTAGGGACAATACTGAAAGTTTCTCccatttctctatttttatagTACAGCTCAGTATTCAGCCCCTGCTCCTTGAACTGAGTTATAACCTGAATCAAACAAaaccagaaagaaaaaatgttaAGAAGCAAAAATATGCTAACAAAACCCATTAAGAAAGAGTTCAATGTGCATGACCCCTGTAAGCCTCCTATTGAATTCATTTTGCACGTCTTTAGACTGTTGCTTCATTGCTTTCACTATCGGTGCATTGCGACAAACTTTCCATCCATAGAGTCTGTCCATCTGCAGATGTTTATTAAAAGTAGATAAAAACAATAGCTCTAATTGAAAgcatgaataaataataatgatgatagTAGCTGCACCTTATTCAATGCAACAATAAATTCTGTATTCCTCATCCTCAAGAGATTTAGTGATTCTATTGTCTGTGGCTCCAAGCCATGCATAATGTCCACAACCAAGATCGCAATGTCACACAAACCTGAGCCCCTGGACCTTAAATTAGTAAATGACTCGTGGCCAGGTGTATCAATAACCAGTAGACCTGGGACCTTTAGTTTTGCATCGGCTTTCAATTCTTTGGTTCTCTCTCTTATGTTCTCAGCTGGAAAGTATGTTGCACCAATCTGCTGTGTAATACCCCCAGCCTCACCTTCCTGGACATTAGTGCCTCGGATACAGTCTAGCAGTTTGGTTTTACCAGTATCAACATGGCCCATTATACAACATATTGGAGAGCGGAGGTTTTCTTCACTTTCTTTAGGAGTGGCATCTGAAGGTGGCGTTTTATTTTTTGCAGCAGCATCTTTTGTCCTATTTTTTCCACTATCATCAACCTCGGGATGAGGTTTCTTAATTGCAGCATCCTGAGATTTAACTGACTGTGAAGGAATAGGTGTTTGGCCTGCAACAGCAGGCTTGGCAGCTGCAGGAGGGTCTGTGAGATTAGaaacaataacaaaaaatagaaggtgcaaaatacaaaattaaccaaCACCCAGAAGCAAACAAAGGgaatagaaaagaaacataaaaactTTCTAGtgaagaggcaaattaggcaATGAACCGAACCTGCATTGCGAGAAGCCGGAGCAGCATTCTTTACCTCTTTCTTTTTGGGCTCAGAATCAATCTCCTCATCATCAAATGCACCCTTAACATTAAGATTAACATCATCCCAGCTCTTTGCATCCCACTCCTCATCATCCTCATCTTCCTCCATCCCATTCTCCTCTGTTCTAACTTCTGTTTTCTCTTCCGCATTTATAGATTCCTCTTCTGCAACCTTCTCCATCTCCACAGGCTCTACCTCAATCTCGGCATCTTGTTGTTCTTGCTCTTTTTCTGTAGCTTCTACGTTCTCCTCCAGCTTAACTGGGGCAGCATCATTTGCATGATGATTAGCAGCTGGCTTTGACTTCTTAGTGTGGTACTTGGGTCTTTTTGTTGGCGCACCTTCTTTGTCTGCTGCAGGAATAGTAATACCAGCATTAGCAAGTATTTGATTCCTCATAGCCTCTAACCGTCGTTGTTCTTCCTTCTGCTTTCCTGTTAAGAGTTTGCcttcttgtttcttcttcaagagtttctctttttccctttCCTTCTTCCTACGCCTAGCTTCTTCTGCTTGCCTCTCAAGTTCTTCTTGCCTACGCctttcctcttcttcctttctccTCTTCTCCTCTTCTTCCCTAGCCTTCCTCTCCTCCAATTCTTTTCGCCTAGCAAGTGCCTCTTGCATCTCTCTAACATGCTTCGGCACTTTCTTATCTGCAGCTTTGCCTTTTGCGTCACTCTTTTTCGGTTCTTTTGTTTCAGCTTTTGCTTGCTCCACTATTTCTTCCTTCCCCTGTGatgcagcagcagcagccgCGACTGCAGCAgctttcttctccttttccttctcctttttctttttcttcttcttcgctGCAGCAgactcttctttttcttcctcacCTTCCTTCTCACCTGAAGCATTCTCTGGTGGAACTTGTTCAAGATGGACCTGATTGCTCTCCTCTTGTGGAGTAGATGCAGAGGGTTTTTCAGTAGGTAACCCCTCACCAAGCTCTGCAAGAATCTTGTCCAAATCCTCCTCTTCTTGAGCAGTCCTTCcactcttattcttcttctttttcttgttctttgaAGTTTCTACCACCTCTTCACCCTTATCCTTAGCTTCAAGAACACCAGTCTGTTGCTCTGCTACATCATCATTAACTTTGCCCTTCTTCTTAGatgatttctttttacctGTAAATGTAATAGCCGCTCCATCATCATCCTCAGCTTCTGCTATATCATCACTAATTTTAACAGTTGCAGAAGCCTCTTCATCATTTTCCTCTTCAAGCAGTGCTGAACTGAACTTATTGCCTGCCTTCTTGGATGACTTCTTTTTTCCTGAGAAAGTTATAGCTCCATCGTCTTCATCCTCATCCCCATTCACCTCTTCATTGTCATCTAACCCATGAAGAGTAGCTGCTGTGAACACAGAACTACCAACCTTCTTCGCACCCTTGGATGACTTCTTTTTCCCAGTAAACTCAATAACTGGCATATCATAATCATCATTACCCTCCTCAGATTTATCAATCTCCTCTCcttcattatcatcatcaagTGCATCAAAAGCTGCAGCACTAAACAAACTACCACTGGTCTTGTTAGGTTTCTTTGATGCTTTTTTCTTCCCAGTAAAGCTTACAACTGGTTCGTCTTCTACctcactatttttatcaccaaGTAAATCAGAGGTCTCCTCATCATCATTGTTATCATTATCTTCATCTCTAAGTAACCCAAACTGTGATGCTGAAAATACACTAGCAGTTCcattcttctttccttttgatttcttctttCCGGAAAAGACTAAATCCTGAATCTCACCGTCCTCTTCCACGTCTTCCTTTTCCTCATCAGGCTGTAAGCTTTTTTGGTTCCCCTTTTTGCCTTTCTTCTTCCCAGTAAGTGAAACCTTGTCATTCAGCTCCTCAGAGAGCCCTGTATCAATATTGtactcatcatcatcaatcgccaattgctttttctttgatttcccACCACCACCCTGAGGATTCTCGTCAGTAGGCTTCTTTCGACCCATCGAGTTACACACAGTTCAATTAATTCGAGGAATTTGAAGCCTATCCACAGACgcaaaaagtaaataaacgaataaataaataattacaaaaatacacTATTGAAAGAcgcatttttatttaattagtttgttATCAGATCTAAATAAACAGAAACAGTAAACtgaaattaaatcaatcatCATCAATGACTCAAATTGAACATATATGAAGACCTAAAGCAATAAAACTGGAAACTGAAGATAATAAAAGGATACCTTTGATacagaaaaagagagaatccTGCGATTCGTGCGTCAGACAGGCAAGTAACAAGGAGGGAGCTGCTCCTCCGAATCGTGCAGGCTGCAATTCCTGGCAGCGGGAGCTATATGGTCGGATGTTGAGTTTTGCCTGGAAAACTTGcaaaatagaaaagagaaaaaagaaaaatagtagaCAGCAAAGAGATATCAGAGGTCGGCTACTACTTAGGTTAGGTTATTATAATTCAGTGTAAAAACTACGTAGTTTTACCGCTGTATACTTGCATGTTTCCATATTTTTGGCCAAAAAAGTTGTATTATTAAAAGTTGCATGTAAATAAATGCATGCAAGTgaacctttatttttttcttaggCAAAATCCATAGTTTTGGACCCTAAAGTTAGTCCCATTTCAGTATTGAGCCCTCCAACtgaattagttttctaatgaGCCCTTAAACTAATTAGTCTTAGATTGTAAGCCTTTTTTAACAAGTTTGACGAAAGTCCGCAACAAGCATAATCAAATGCATGTGAAAAGAGCAATTTTCCAGTGTTTGACATGGCTTAATACTctgaatatatattatttctcttctttattatttgtttactttttttttctatatcatttatttttgtactaaatact
Coding sequences within:
- the LOC8265051 gene encoding eukaryotic translation initiation factor 5B isoform X2, which codes for MGRKKPTDENPQGGGGKSKKKQLAIDDDEYNIDTGLSEELNDKVSLTGKKKGKKGNQKSLQPDEEKEDVEEDGEIQDLVFSGKKKSKGKKNGTASVFSASQFGLLRDEDNDNNDDEETSDLLGDKNSEVEDEPVVSFTGKKKASKKPNKTSGSLFSAAAFDALDDDNEGEEIDKSEEGNDDYDMPVIEFTGKKKSSKGAKKVGSSVFTAATLHGLDDNEEVNGDEDEDDGAITFSGKKKSSKKAGNKFSSALLEEENDEEASATVKISDDIAEAEDDDGAAITFTGKKKSSKKKGKVNDDVAEQQTGVLEAKDKGEEVVETSKNKKKKKNKSGRTAQEEEDLDKILAELGEGLPTEKPSASTPQEESNQVHLEQVPPENASGEKEGEEEKEESAAAKKKKKKKEKEKEKKAAAVAAAAAASQGKEEIVEQAKAETKEPKKSDAKGKAADKKVPKHVREMQEALARRKELEERKAREEEEKRRKEEEERRRQEELERQAEEARRRKKEREKEKLLKKKQEGKLLTGKQKEEQRRLEAMRNQILANAGITIPAADKEGAPTKRPKYHTKKSKPAANHHANDAAPVKLEENVEATEKEQEQQDAEIEVEPVEMEKVAEEESINAEEKTEVRTEENGMEEDEDDEEWDAKSWDDVNLNVKGAFDDEEIDSEPKKKEVKNAAPASRNAAAKPAVAGQTPIPSQSVKSQDAAIKKPHPEVDDSGKNRTKDAAAKNKTPPSDATPKESEENLRSPICCIMGHVDTGKTKLLDCIRGTNVQEGEAGGITQQIGATYFPAENIRERTKELKADAKLKVPGLLVIDTPGHESFTNLRSRGSGLCDIAILVVDIMHGLEPQTIESLNLLRMRNTEFIVALNKMDRLYGWKVCRNAPIVKAMKQQSKDVQNEFNRRLTGVITQFKEQGLNTELYYKNREMGETFSIVPTSAISGEGIPDLLLLLVQWTQKTMVEKLTYSDEVQCTVLEVKVIEGHGTTIDVVLVNGVLHEGDQIVVCGFQGPIVTTIRALLTPHPMKELRVKGTYLHHKEIKAAQGIKISAQGLEHALAGTGLYVVGPDDNLEDIKEAAMEDVRSVMNRIEKRDEGVYVQASTLGSLEALLEFLKSPAVGIPVSGIGIGPVHKKDVMKASVMLEKKKEYATILAFDVKVSQETRELADDLGVKIFMADIIYHLFDQFKAYIDNLKEEKKKEAADEAVFPCVLKILPNCIFNKKDPIVLGVEVTDGIVKVGTPICVPDKDFIDIGRVASIENNYKAVDYAKKGQSVAIKLVNNSPEDQQKMYGRHFDHEDLLVSRISRTSIDVLKANYRDDLSMDEWRLVVKLKNIFKIQ
- the LOC8265051 gene encoding eukaryotic translation initiation factor 5B isoform X1, producing the protein MGRKKPTDENPQGGGGKSKKKQLAIDDDEYNIDTGLSEELNDKVSLTGKKKGKKGNQKSLQPDEEKEDVEEDGEIQDLVFSGKKKSKGKKNGTASVFSASQFGLLRDEDNDNNDDEETSDLLGDKNSEVEDEPVVSFTGKKKASKKPNKTSGSLFSAAAFDALDDDNEGEEIDKSEEGNDDYDMPVIEFTGKKKSSKGAKKVGSSVFTAATLHGLDDNEEVNGDEDEDDGAITFSGKKKSSKKAGNKFSSALLEEENDEEASATVKISDDIAEAEDDDGAAITFTGKKKSSKKKGKVNDDVAEQQTGVLEAKDKGEEVVETSKNKKKKKNKSGRTAQEEEDLDKILAELGEGLPTEKPSASTPQEESNQVHLEQVPPENASGEKEGEEEKEESAAAKKKKKKKEKEKEKKAAAVAAAAAASQGKEEIVEQAKAETKEPKKSDAKGKAADKKVPKHVREMQEALARRKELEERKAREEEEKRRKEEEERRRQEELERQAEEARRRKKEREKEKLLKKKQEGKLLTGKQKEEQRRLEAMRNQILANAGITIPAADKEGAPTKRPKYHTKKSKPAANHHANDAAPVKLEENVEATEKEQEQQDAEIEVEPVEMEKVAEEESINAEEKTEVRTEENGMEEDEDDEEWDAKSWDDVNLNVKGAFDDEEIDSEPKKKEVKNAAPASRNADPPAAAKPAVAGQTPIPSQSVKSQDAAIKKPHPEVDDSGKNRTKDAAAKNKTPPSDATPKESEENLRSPICCIMGHVDTGKTKLLDCIRGTNVQEGEAGGITQQIGATYFPAENIRERTKELKADAKLKVPGLLVIDTPGHESFTNLRSRGSGLCDIAILVVDIMHGLEPQTIESLNLLRMRNTEFIVALNKMDRLYGWKVCRNAPIVKAMKQQSKDVQNEFNRRLTGVITQFKEQGLNTELYYKNREMGETFSIVPTSAISGEGIPDLLLLLVQWTQKTMVEKLTYSDEVQCTVLEVKVIEGHGTTIDVVLVNGVLHEGDQIVVCGFQGPIVTTIRALLTPHPMKELRVKGTYLHHKEIKAAQGIKISAQGLEHALAGTGLYVVGPDDNLEDIKEAAMEDVRSVMNRIEKRDEGVYVQASTLGSLEALLEFLKSPAVGIPVSGIGIGPVHKKDVMKASVMLEKKKEYATILAFDVKVSQETRELADDLGVKIFMADIIYHLFDQFKAYIDNLKEEKKKEAADEAVFPCVLKILPNCIFNKKDPIVLGVEVTDGIVKVGTPICVPDKDFIDIGRVASIENNYKAVDYAKKGQSVAIKLVNNSPEDQQKMYGRHFDHEDLLVSRISRTSIDVLKANYRDDLSMDEWRLVVKLKNIFKIQ